A region of Rhizobium indicum DNA encodes the following proteins:
- a CDS encoding 4-oxalocrotonate tautomerase — MPILHLQMHPGRTDDQKRAFAREVTKAAVETLACPPESLEILITEIAKDSWAVGGKLKSEA, encoded by the coding sequence ATGCCCATTCTTCACCTGCAGATGCATCCCGGCCGCACCGACGATCAGAAGCGCGCCTTCGCGCGCGAAGTGACCAAGGCCGCAGTCGAAACCCTGGCGTGCCCGCCGGAATCGCTGGAAATCCTGATAACGGAGATCGCCAAGGATTCCTGGGCGGTCGGTGGCAAGCTGAAATCTGAAGCCTGA
- a CDS encoding DUF982 domain-containing protein: protein MCWNTSSAFTPVGFALRGPASRKIVWTLGDAARLLINDWPCDDGEEYVAAVKACVDALSGKIAPEQFREALLRAADEAGIATLSLVRQGMGERRPDLPSSAQR from the coding sequence ATGTGCTGGAACACATCATCAGCATTCACGCCGGTTGGGTTTGCTTTGCGAGGCCCGGCATCTCGCAAGATCGTATGGACGCTGGGCGACGCGGCGCGTCTCCTGATCAACGACTGGCCCTGCGATGACGGCGAGGAATATGTGGCTGCCGTCAAAGCCTGCGTCGACGCATTGAGCGGGAAGATTGCCCCGGAACAATTCCGGGAAGCACTTCTGCGTGCGGCCGATGAGGCGGGTATCGCCACTCTATCACTCGTCCGGCAGGGAATGGGAGAGCGTCGACCGGACCTTCCCTCAAGCGCGCAAAGATAG